The stretch of DNA TCGCGGTCATAAGGCGAAGTCAGCCAGTATGGGTTCCCGCCTCCGCGGGAATGACGGTTAGGGTTGGAATGACGGCCGGGGCGAAAGTACCGGGCCCTTTTCCCGACGCCTTCAAAACGCCAGCTTCAGGCCGGGGCGCTTCCACCGGGTCTTCACCAGGCGACCGCTGCCCGAGCAGGTGATGTAGGCGTCCATGCCGTCCGCACCGCCCCAGCAGATGTTGGTGGTGAACACGTCGTCCGTCGCGACGAACTCGACCAGCTCCCCGGCGGGCGAGATCACGCTGATCCCGCATTCGCCGATCGTCGCGACGCAGATGTTGCCGCACGCCTCGACACCGAGAGAATCGAAGAACTTGTAGCCGGCGGGGCGGTAGAGCGGCGTGCCCGAAGCGCTGCCGACCTTGCCGGGCGCGACGATGTCGAACGCCATCAGGCGGCACGTGAACGTCTCCGCCGCGTAGAGTCGCTTGCCATCGGGGGATAGGCCGATGCCGTTGGGGTTTTCGCTAGGGAAGATCACTTCTTCGAGATGGCTGCCGTCGGCTTTTGCGTAGAAGATGCCGGTGATGTCGCGTTCGCGGTCGCGCGACTTGCCGTGATCGGTGAACCAGAAGCCGCCGTGCGAATCGAAGACGATGTCGTTGGGTCCTCGCAGCGAGCAGCC from Sphingomonas faeni encodes:
- a CDS encoding SMP-30/gluconolactonase/LRE family protein; this encodes MTEFTTVASGLRFPEGPVAMPDGSVILVEIEAGRITRIAPDGIKSTVAEPGGGPNGLALGPDGKLYCCNNGGFAWRETNGFLTPHGQPHDYSGGRIERIDIATGTVEILYKDGDFGCSLRGPNDIVFDSHGGFWFTDHGKSRDRERDITGIFYAKADGSHLEEVIFPSENPNGIGLSPDGKRLYAAETFTCRLMAFDIVAPGKVGSASGTPLYRPAGYKFFDSLGVEACGNICVATIGECGISVISPAGELVEFVATDDVFTTNICWGGADGMDAYITCSGSGRLVKTRWKRPGLKLAF